The following are from one region of the Amia ocellicauda isolate fAmiCal2 chromosome 1, fAmiCal2.hap1, whole genome shotgun sequence genome:
- the LOC136758780 gene encoding trace amine-associated receptor 13c-like, producing MEQTEVQYCFQSSNSSCPKEVRPTAVYVVMYISAAAVVMLTMCGNLMVIISISHFKQLHTPTNLLVLSLAVADFLIGVTVMPFCLIVLIETCWYFGETVCIIYNTLRFVLTSVSINHVACIAIDRYFAVCDPLLYSTKITVNITWLIIMLNWLISLLYNLALIYFNGNMNGVEEITICYGDCLFAISETWVIVDLLVVFILPCSVMIILYLKVFVVAKKHVKVISAIREHKSSNDENKSKKITIKSERKAVKTLGIVIAVFLLCLVPYYICTLVDTNVSLSSSSVVINFLFWLLYFNSAVNPIIYALFYPWFQKSVKLIVTLRIFKPASSLLNLFPQKL from the coding sequence ATGGAACAAACAGAAGTGCAGTACTGTTTCCAGTCTTCTAACTCCTCCTGCCCTAAGGAAGTGCGACCTACAGCAGTCTATGTGGTGATGTATATTTCTGCAGCAGCAGTGGTGATGCTGACAATGTGTGGAAACCTGATGGTGATAATTTCTATCTCTCACTTCAAGCAGCTCCACACACCAACCAACCTGCTTGTGCTCTCCCTGGCTGTGGCAGACTTTTTAATAGGAGTGACCGTCATGCCTTtctgtttaattgtattaatagaAACGTGTTGGTATTTTGGAGAAACTGTGTGTATAATTTATAACACGTTGCGTTTTGTCTTAACTTCTGTCTCTATAAATCATGTTGCATGTATTGCTATTGATCGTTATTTTGCTGTATGTGACCCCTTGCTTTATTCAACCAAAATAACTGTTAATATAACATGGTTGATAATAATGCTTAACTGGTTAATCTCATTGCTGTATAATTTAGCATTGATTTACTTCAATGGCAATATGAACGGTGTTGAAGAAATTACTATTTGTTATGGAGACTGTTTATTTGCTATAAGTGAAACATGGGTCATAGTTGATCTATTAGTTGTATTTATATTGCCTTGCTCTGTAATGATAATACTCTATTTAAAGGTTTTTGTTGTGgcaaaaaaacatgttaaagtAATCAGCGCTATTAGAGAACACAAAAGCTCAAATGatgaaaacaaaagtaaaaagaTCACCATTAAATCGGAAAGAAAGGCTGTAAAAACATTGGGAATTGTAATTGCTGTCTTTCTCCTGTGCTTAGTGCCTTATTATATCTGCACTCTTGTTGACACTAATGTGAGTTTGTCTTCGTCATCTGTGGTAATTAATTTTCTATTCTGGCTGCTATATTTTAATTCAGCTGTTAATCCCATcatttatgctttgttttaccCATGGTTTCAGAAGTCTGTGAAATTGATTGTAACGTTAAGGATATTTAAACCAGCATCATCTTTGCTGAATTTATTTCCACAAAAACTGTAA
- the LOC136759886 gene encoding trace amine-associated receptor 13c-like has product MYISAAAVVMLTVCGNLMVIISISHFKQLHTPTNLLLLSLAVADLLVGVTVMPFSLIVLIETCWYFGDTFCLIYNTLGYGLCSVSVFNVACIAIDRYFAVCDPLLYSTKITLNITWSVILLNWLLSHIYSLTLIYFGGNIGTQDMNNCVGNCLLIVNESWRIIDLVLAFVLPCSAMIILYVNIFIVARKHRKEISTTEQVRSTNQTKSTVPKKSKRKAATTLGITVGVFLLCLVPWYIYTLIDDSLNISSSFANNFLSWLFYLNSSINPIIYAFFYPWFQKSVKLIVTLRICHPASSLINLFQEKL; this is encoded by the coding sequence ATGTATATTTCTGCAGCAGCAGTGGTGATGCTGACTGTGTGTGGAAACCTGATGGTGATCATTTCTATCTCTCACTTCAAGCAGCTCCACACACCAACCAACCTGCTCCTGCTCTCCCTGGCTGTGGCAGACCTTCTAGTAGGAGTGACTGTGATGCCTTTTTCTTTAATCGTATTGATAGAAACCTGTTGGTATTTTGGAgacacattttgtttaatttataacaCTTTAGGCTATGGTTTATGCTCTGTTTCAGTGTTTAATGTTGCTTGTATAGCTATTGATCGCTATTTTGCTGTGTGTGACCCGTTACTTTATTCTACcaaaataactttaaatataacATGGTCAGTCATACTGCTTAATTGGTTGTTATCACATATATACAGTTTAACATTAATTTACTTTGGTGGAAATATTGGTACTCAAGATATGAACAATTGTGTTGGAAACTGTTTACTTATAGTAAATGAAAGCTGGCGAATTATTGATCTAGTTCTTGCATTTGTTCTGCCTTGTTCTGCAATGATAATATTATATGTTAATATTTTCATAGTAGCCAGAAAACATAGAAAGGAAATCAGCACTACTGAACAAGTAAGATCTACAAACCAGACAAAAAGTACAGTtcctaaaaaatctaaaagaaaaGCTGCCACAACTCTGGGCATTACAGTAGGTGTCTTTCTCCTATGTTTGGTTCCATGGTATATTTACACTCTGATTGATGACAGTCTGAACATTTCTTCTTCATTTGCAAATAATTTTCTGAGTtggctgttttatttaaattcttcCATCAATCCTATAATTTATGCTTTTTTTTACCCTTGGTTTCAGAAGTCTGTGAAACTGATTGTGACACTTAGGATATGTCACCCAGCATCCTCTTTGATCAACCTGTTTCAAGAAAAGCTGTAA